One part of the Halopenitus persicus genome encodes these proteins:
- a CDS encoding HEAT repeat domain-containing protein yields MSNGEDDPDDAPEEASADQDVAAPDLPEDVTEESLTEYLDEIEALLDDAETEADLDDVGALLDDAADSLADADLPEPDEEDEDAADPRETLESRIDELRSALEDARGPYAEDVVDSIAEAIGTIEDTEWTDDGTTEVEDAVESFAADVADELDVDVEPETDDVDALVLTLESISEAVSDAGLDPDADADTIGALVESVGTLSDELEAAEEWDDLETHEQLYAQGFYDVLGHYKDYPVEWSALKVHEQEGNVEMILLALDAFQSEFMERHCLEALQRMGKRAATDDTVDRMLERAGKRDKPAIRILGKMAAEEATETLVEYVDTDSDPQLQKVTFKALGEIGATEAVQPLANKLAMENDQVRPYAARALGLIGDTRAIEPLAETLESDDSDDVRAAAAWALRQIGTADALEAVADYADERVFIVQTEAEKAETALETAAKPA; encoded by the coding sequence ATGAGCAACGGCGAGGACGACCCGGACGACGCTCCCGAGGAGGCGTCGGCCGATCAGGACGTGGCCGCACCCGACCTCCCCGAGGACGTGACCGAGGAGAGCCTAACCGAGTACCTCGACGAGATCGAGGCGCTGCTGGACGACGCCGAGACGGAGGCCGACCTCGACGACGTCGGGGCGCTGCTGGACGACGCAGCCGACTCGCTCGCGGACGCCGACCTCCCGGAACCGGACGAGGAGGACGAGGACGCGGCGGACCCCCGGGAGACGCTCGAGTCCCGGATCGACGAGCTCCGGTCGGCCCTCGAGGACGCCCGCGGCCCCTACGCCGAGGACGTCGTCGACTCCATCGCGGAGGCGATCGGGACGATCGAGGACACGGAGTGGACCGACGACGGAACGACCGAGGTCGAGGACGCGGTCGAGTCGTTCGCCGCCGACGTGGCGGACGAACTTGACGTCGACGTCGAGCCCGAGACGGACGACGTCGACGCGCTCGTGTTGACCCTCGAATCGATCTCGGAGGCGGTCTCCGATGCCGGCCTCGATCCGGACGCGGACGCCGATACGATCGGCGCGCTCGTCGAGAGCGTCGGGACGCTGTCGGACGAGCTGGAGGCTGCCGAGGAATGGGACGACCTCGAGACGCACGAACAGCTGTACGCGCAGGGCTTTTACGACGTCCTCGGCCACTACAAGGACTATCCGGTCGAGTGGTCCGCGCTGAAGGTCCACGAGCAGGAGGGCAACGTCGAGATGATCCTCCTCGCGCTCGACGCCTTCCAGTCGGAGTTCATGGAGCGACACTGCCTCGAGGCGCTCCAACGGATGGGCAAACGCGCCGCGACCGACGACACGGTCGACCGGATGCTCGAGCGGGCCGGCAAACGTGACAAGCCCGCGATCCGGATCCTCGGGAAGATGGCCGCCGAGGAAGCCACCGAGACGCTGGTCGAGTACGTCGACACCGACTCGGACCCGCAGCTGCAGAAGGTGACGTTCAAGGCGCTCGGGGAGATCGGCGCGACCGAGGCCGTCCAGCCGTTGGCGAACAAGCTCGCGATGGAGAACGACCAGGTTCGCCCGTACGCGGCGCGCGCGCTCGGGCTCATCGGCGACACACGGGCGATCGAGCCCCTCGCTGAGACGCTCGAGTCCGACGACTCCGACGACGTCCGCGCCGCAGCCGCCTGGGCGCTGCGCCAGATCGGGACCGCGGACGCGCTCGAGGCGGTCGCCGACTACGCCGATGAGCGCGTCTTCATCGTCCAAACCGAGGCTGAGAAGGCCGAAACGGCACTCGAGACGGCCGCAAAGCCCGCATAG